The following DNA comes from Marinilactibacillus sp. Marseille-P9653.
ATGCAAAAAGCAACGATTCAATTAGAAACCTTATCTTGCCCATCTTGTCTCCAAAAGATTGAAAATGCGGTGAAAGGAATAAACGGTGTGAATCAAGATAGCTTGAAAGTAATGTTCAATGCAAGTAAAGTAAAAGTAGATTTTGATTCAGAAGCAGTCGCTATTAACGATATCGAAAAGGCA
Coding sequences within:
- a CDS encoding heavy-metal-associated domain-containing protein — its product is MQKATIQLETLSCPSCLQKIENAVKGINGVNQDSLKVMFNASKVKVDFDSEAVAINDIEKAIEDLGYPVVKSKVKPA